The DNA region ATTTTCAACAACACCGGTTTCGGCTGCAGCTGCGCCCGGTTCTCTTCCTGCAGCGTTTGCAACAGATGCAACAGTGGCGCTTTGTCTTGTAACGCCCGCAGGTTGGGGGTATTGGGCGAACTGACGTTGACCACGAAATAATCGACCACGTCGAAGAGTTTCTGGAAGGCAAACCGGTAATCGTCGGCGGCCGCGTCGTTCGGGGTGGTCTTGTTCTTGCCGATGTTTCCGCCAACAATCACGTCGGACTTGCGCAGGCGCAGGCGATTGGCCGCCGCCGCGACACCTTCGTTGTTGAAGCCCATGCGGTTGATCAGGGCGCCGTCGTGCGGCAACCGAAACAGCCGGGGCCGAGGGTTGCCCGGTTGGGGGCGGGGCGTTACCGTCCCGATTTCTACAAAGCCGAAGCCCAGGGCAGCCATCTCGTCGACAAGGCGGGCATTTTTATCAAAGCCGGCGGCCAGCCCTACCGGATTGGGAAAGCGGAGCCCGAACACGTCCCGACTCAGGCCGGGCCCGGTCAGCTGAGCCCAGCGGCGCACCAACTCCGACACGCCGGGCAGTTGCAACAGCGCTTTCAGCGCGTAGAACGTAAACTCGTGTGCCTGCTCCGGCGGCAGTTGAAACAGGAGAGGACGGATAAGCGATTTATACAAAACAGAACTTCGGTTTAAGGTTAGCTACGTGGGTGGTAATCCTGAATGACCTGCCGCAGGTATTCCACGTCCATATGAGTGTAAATTTCGGTCGTTACGATCGATTCGTGGCCTAGCATCTCCTGAATGACGCGCAGGTCGGCGCCGCCTTCCAGCAGGTGTGTGGCAAACGAATGGCGAAACGTATGCGGGCTGATGTTTTTCTTGAGGCCGATTTTTTCCGCCAGTTTTTTAACAATGGCAAACACCATCACCCGCGTGAGCTTCGCACCGCGCCGGTTCAGAAACAGTACGGATTCGCTGCCGGGCTTGACTTCTTGCTGGTTCCGGATGTGTTCTTTGTACAGGTTGATGTACTTGATGGCATCGCCGCCGACCGGCACCAGCCGCTCTTTGTTGTTTTTGCCCAGCACCTTCATGAACCCGACGTCGAAGAAGAGGTTGTTGATCCGCAGGTCGATCAGTTCGGAAACGCGCAGGCCTGAACTATAAAGCGTTTCGAGCATGGCCCGGTTGCGCATCCCTTCCGGGGTAGACATGTCGATGGCGCCCAGCAGCTTCTCTACTTCGTGAAACTCGAGCACCTCCGGCAGTTTTTTGCCGCGCTGCGGCGCCTGAATCTGCGCCGAGGGGTCTTCCGGAATCACATTCTCCGAAACCAGGTATCGGAA from Catalinimonas alkaloidigena includes:
- a CDS encoding quinone-dependent dihydroorotate dehydrogenase, giving the protein MYKSLIRPLLFQLPPEQAHEFTFYALKALLQLPGVSELVRRWAQLTGPGLSRDVFGLRFPNPVGLAAGFDKNARLVDEMAALGFGFVEIGTVTPRPQPGNPRPRLFRLPHDGALINRMGFNNEGVAAAANRLRLRKSDVIVGGNIGKNKTTPNDAAADDYRFAFQKLFDVVDYFVVNVSSPNTPNLRALQDKAPLLHLLQTLQEENRAQLQPKPVLLKIAPDLNEAQLDDIIEIVQETNLAGVVATNTTISREGLETPPSQVEQMGMGGLSGRPLRERATEVIRYLNRTSGGAFPIVGVGGIFSPDDALEKLEAGAALVQLYTGFIYEGPGLVKAICREVNRLTVTA
- the xerD gene encoding site-specific tyrosine recombinase XerD — protein: MSDWTKIIQEYQHYLQIERSLSANSVEAYVRDVTKLKQFFDLSEQKDTPPDRVTTRDIKNFLVYINNLGMTAPSQARTLSGLKSFFRYLVSENVIPEDPSAQIQAPQRGKKLPEVLEFHEVEKLLGAIDMSTPEGMRNRAMLETLYSSGLRVSELIDLRINNLFFDVGFMKVLGKNNKERLVPVGGDAIKYINLYKEHIRNQQEVKPGSESVLFLNRRGAKLTRVMVFAIVKKLAEKIGLKKNISPHTFRHSFATHLLEGGADLRVIQEMLGHESIVTTEIYTHMDVEYLRQVIQDYHPRS